The Streptomyces sp. NBC_01775 genome includes a region encoding these proteins:
- a CDS encoding acyltransferase family protein, which produces MAVERRTELDALRALVVIGLVFFHSALVFDTETDFYIKNARTTGATRIGAGFGVVWAMPMLFLAAGLGAWYSLRGRGVGGFVRERLLRLGVPLLFAELTILPVPQWLRARSHDPGYDTSYLDFLARFYDVRTEWGKFPFVVQGEHFETGHLWFVLLLLTFSLMLAPLVGLLPRERCRAPVERLAALTARRRCAVLLPALAFAAMSALLGLEESYAGWHHWTYLLFFLCGFLLASDVRFRDAMRRDAWYAAVLGLALFAATLPGFTGADDPLTDMTPLAVSCRTVYGAAGWCWLVAILGLLDRRGRRAPGETEARPGRARRLYAYLGPAVLPLYVLHQPVVVAVAFGVVGWDAPTLVKYGTIVTASLLLTVAAYDLLVRRTRVTRFLFGMRRAPGPEAPSPQRSMTESARSS; this is translated from the coding sequence ATGGCCGTCGAACGGCGCACGGAACTCGACGCGTTACGCGCACTGGTCGTCATCGGGCTGGTCTTCTTCCACTCCGCCCTGGTCTTCGACACGGAGACCGACTTCTACATCAAGAACGCGCGGACTACGGGTGCGACGAGGATCGGAGCGGGGTTCGGCGTCGTATGGGCGATGCCGATGCTCTTCCTCGCCGCCGGGCTGGGCGCGTGGTACTCGCTGCGGGGGAGGGGCGTCGGGGGTTTCGTTCGCGAGCGGCTGCTGCGGCTGGGGGTGCCGCTGCTGTTCGCCGAGCTGACCATCCTGCCGGTGCCGCAGTGGCTGCGCGCCCGCTCCCACGATCCCGGCTACGACACCTCGTACCTGGACTTCCTGGCGCGCTTCTACGACGTACGGACGGAGTGGGGGAAGTTCCCCTTCGTCGTGCAGGGCGAGCACTTCGAGACCGGTCACCTGTGGTTCGTGCTCCTGCTGCTCACCTTCTCGCTGATGCTGGCGCCGCTGGTGGGCCTGCTGCCGCGCGAGCGGTGCCGCGCTCCGGTCGAGCGCCTGGCCGCGCTCACCGCCCGGCGGCGCTGCGCAGTGCTGCTGCCCGCGCTCGCGTTCGCGGCGATGAGCGCGCTGCTGGGCCTGGAGGAGAGCTACGCGGGCTGGCACCACTGGACGTACCTGCTGTTCTTCCTCTGCGGCTTCCTGCTGGCCTCGGACGTCCGCTTCCGGGACGCCATGCGCCGGGACGCGTGGTACGCGGCCGTGCTGGGCCTCGCCCTGTTCGCCGCCACGCTGCCCGGATTCACGGGCGCCGACGACCCGTTGACCGACATGACGCCCCTGGCGGTCAGCTGCCGCACGGTCTACGGCGCGGCCGGATGGTGCTGGCTCGTGGCCATCCTCGGCCTGCTCGACCGGAGAGGCCGGCGAGCGCCGGGGGAGACGGAGGCGCGGCCCGGCCGGGCCCGGCGGCTGTACGCCTACCTCGGCCCGGCCGTGCTGCCGCTGTACGTGCTGCACCAGCCCGTCGTCGTCGCCGTCGCCTTCGGGGTCGTCGGCTGGGACGCTCCGACGCTGGTCAAGTACGGCACGATCGTGACGGCTTCGCTGCTGCTGACCGTCGCCGCCTACGACCTGCTGGTGCGCCGTACCCGGGTGACCCGCTTCTTGTTCGGGATGCGCCGCGCGCCGGGTCCGGAGGCCCCGTCCCCTCAGCGGTCGATGACGGAGAGTGCGCGCTCGTCGTAG
- a CDS encoding aldo/keto reductase, which produces MTTLPTRHLGTLTVSGQGLGCMGMSHGYGASDDATSTAALHRALDLGVTLLDTSDYYGSGHNEELIGRALAGRRDEAVLATKFGFANKLGEPTRIRGDAAYVRQACEASLRRLGVDHIDLYYQHRVDPEVPIEETVGAMAELVAEGKVRHLGLSEAGARTIRRAHAVHPISALQSEWSLWTRDLEDEIAPVCRELGIGLVPFSPLGRGFLTGRYTSVEGLADTDVRRTQPRFAEGNLEQNLAIVEKLNELAGARGVTAGQLALAWVQHQGDDVVPIPGTRREKYLEENVAALGLSLTAEELSAIESAAPRDQVAGPRYDERALSVIDR; this is translated from the coding sequence ATGACCACTCTCCCCACCCGCCACTTGGGCACACTGACCGTCTCCGGGCAGGGCCTCGGCTGCATGGGTATGAGCCACGGCTACGGCGCGTCCGACGACGCCACGTCCACAGCCGCCCTGCACCGCGCGCTCGATCTCGGCGTCACCCTGCTGGACACCTCCGACTACTACGGCTCCGGCCACAACGAGGAGCTGATCGGACGCGCGCTGGCCGGGCGGCGCGACGAGGCCGTGCTGGCCACCAAGTTCGGATTCGCCAACAAGCTGGGCGAGCCGACGCGCATACGGGGCGACGCCGCGTACGTGCGGCAGGCGTGCGAGGCGTCGCTGCGGCGGCTCGGCGTCGACCACATCGACCTCTACTACCAGCACCGGGTCGACCCCGAGGTGCCCATCGAGGAGACCGTCGGGGCCATGGCGGAGCTGGTCGCCGAGGGCAAGGTGCGCCACCTGGGCCTGTCCGAGGCCGGCGCCCGCACCATCCGGCGGGCGCACGCGGTGCATCCGATCAGCGCGCTCCAGAGCGAGTGGTCGCTGTGGACCCGCGACCTGGAGGACGAGATCGCGCCGGTCTGCCGGGAGCTGGGCATCGGTCTGGTGCCGTTCTCGCCCCTGGGCCGGGGCTTCCTGACGGGGCGTTACACCTCGGTCGAGGGCCTGGCCGACACGGACGTGCGCCGCACCCAGCCGCGCTTCGCCGAGGGCAACCTGGAGCAGAACCTGGCGATCGTCGAGAAGCTGAACGAGCTGGCCGGCGCGCGCGGGGTGACGGCCGGCCAGCTCGCGCTCGCCTGGGTGCAGCACCAGGGCGACGACGTGGTGCCGATCCCCGGCACCCGCCGGGAGAAGTACCTGGAGGAGAACGTCGCGGCGCTCGGCCTGTCCCTCACCGCCGAGGAGCTGTCCGCGATCGAGTCCGCGGCCCCCCGCGACCAGGTCGCCGGCCCCCGCTACGACGAGCGCGCACTCTCCGTCATCGACCGCTGA
- a CDS encoding ArsR/SmtB family transcription factor → MEDEVFKALADLSRRRLLDSLNAHDGQTLRELCAGLDMARQSVSKHLAVLEAAHLVTTVRRGREKLHYLNAVPINALAERWMRQYDRERVRALADLKTALEEETMTDATPAGETAPDFVYTTYIKTTPERLWQALTEPAFTKRYWGVSFISEWTPGATVTWEQEGVTIADPGQVVVAADPPRHLSYTWHTMTEEFAASVGLEPEVFAKLAAEPRSTVSFDLEPVGDLVKLTVTHVGFPPGSTTRQMVGEGWPRILSDLKTLLETGETLTAGGESD, encoded by the coding sequence ATGGAGGACGAGGTGTTCAAGGCGCTGGCCGACCTCAGCAGGCGGCGGCTGCTCGACAGCCTGAACGCGCACGACGGGCAGACCCTGCGCGAGCTGTGCGCGGGGCTCGACATGGCGCGGCAGTCCGTCAGCAAGCACCTGGCGGTGCTGGAGGCCGCACACCTCGTGACCACCGTCCGCCGGGGCCGCGAGAAGCTGCACTACCTCAACGCCGTGCCGATCAACGCCCTCGCCGAACGCTGGATGCGGCAGTACGACCGCGAGCGTGTGCGTGCGCTCGCGGACCTGAAGACAGCGCTGGAGGAGGAGACCATGACGGACGCGACACCGGCCGGGGAAACAGCACCGGACTTCGTCTACACGACCTACATCAAGACCACGCCGGAGCGGCTGTGGCAGGCACTCACCGAACCCGCCTTCACCAAGCGCTACTGGGGCGTCAGCTTCATCTCGGAGTGGACGCCCGGCGCCACCGTCACCTGGGAGCAGGAGGGAGTGACGATCGCCGACCCCGGACAGGTCGTGGTCGCGGCCGACCCGCCCCGGCACCTGTCCTACACCTGGCACACGATGACCGAGGAGTTCGCGGCCTCGGTGGGCCTGGAGCCGGAGGTGTTCGCCAAGCTGGCGGCCGAGCCCCGCTCGACGGTCTCCTTCGACCTCGAACCGGTCGGCGACCTGGTCAAGCTCACCGTGACCCACGTCGGCTTCCCGCCCGGGAGCACCACGCGGCAGATGGTGGGCGAGGGCTGGCCGCGCATCCTGTCCGACCTCAAGACGCTGCTGGAGACCGGCGAGACCCTCACGGCCGGCGGCGAGTCCGACTGA
- a CDS encoding ADP-ribosylglycohydrolase family protein, translated as MTTPAPGPGPAPAHASLDGLAMGDAFGDGWFTRSDELPEERLAAREPRPAPWEWTDDSAMAFVLFAHLGAHGEVRPDGLAREFAAEYARDPGRKYGPSMHSVLRRIGEGEDWRTVTTEQFGGQGSFGNGAAMRVAPLGAWFGTDLPGAVEQARLSALTTHAHPEAVAGAVAVAVAGALAACGRGQQAPQRAEFLREAASYTPESDVRSRLLVAAHLPAHTSVRHAASVLGSGKQISALDTVPFALWSAAGHLDDLTETLWQTVAGWGDRDTTCAIAGGIVAARTGTAGLPADWRTAREEIPDWSGWEPTGGSGA; from the coding sequence ATGACCACCCCCGCACCCGGCCCCGGCCCCGCCCCCGCGCACGCCAGCCTCGACGGTCTCGCGATGGGTGACGCCTTCGGCGACGGCTGGTTCACGCGCAGCGACGAGCTGCCCGAAGAGCGGCTGGCGGCGCGGGAGCCGAGGCCCGCGCCGTGGGAGTGGACGGACGACTCCGCCATGGCCTTCGTCCTGTTCGCGCACCTGGGGGCGCACGGCGAGGTGCGCCCCGACGGCCTGGCGCGCGAGTTCGCGGCCGAGTACGCCCGCGATCCGGGGCGGAAGTACGGGCCCTCCATGCACAGCGTGCTGCGGCGGATCGGCGAGGGCGAGGACTGGCGGACCGTCACCACGGAGCAGTTCGGCGGACAGGGCTCCTTCGGCAACGGCGCGGCGATGCGAGTGGCCCCGCTGGGCGCCTGGTTCGGGACCGACCTGCCGGGAGCGGTCGAGCAGGCGCGGCTGTCCGCCCTGACCACCCACGCCCACCCGGAGGCCGTCGCGGGCGCGGTCGCCGTGGCGGTCGCCGGCGCGCTCGCGGCGTGCGGACGAGGGCAACAAGCCCCGCAGCGCGCCGAGTTCCTGCGCGAGGCCGCCTCGTACACCCCGGAGAGCGACGTACGCTCCCGGCTGCTCGTCGCGGCGCACCTGCCCGCCCACACCTCGGTGCGCCACGCCGCGTCCGTGCTGGGCTCGGGAAAGCAGATCTCGGCGCTCGACACGGTGCCGTTCGCGCTGTGGTCCGCCGCCGGGCACCTGGACGACCTGACGGAGACGCTGTGGCAGACCGTCGCGGGGTGGGGCGACCGGGACACCACCTGCGCCATCGCCGGAGGCATCGTCGCGGCCCGCACCGGCACGGCCGGTCTCCCCGCCGATTGGCGCACGGCCCGAGAGGAGATCCCGGACTGGAGCGGCTGGGAGCCGACGGGCGGCTCGGGCGCGTAA
- a CDS encoding MerR family transcriptional regulator produces the protein MTSDNALPDTEPRRETTLTIAQVAERTGLSPDTLRYYEKAGLIERVGRSTGNQRRYAAADLAWLEFLLRLRETGMSIADMQRFAQLRAAGEATVGEWLAMLREHRAGLADRIRALRRNARALDTKIGHYEQLLSGQREPGPS, from the coding sequence ATGACCAGCGACAACGCTCTTCCCGACACCGAGCCCCGCCGGGAGACCACGCTCACCATCGCTCAGGTCGCCGAGCGCACCGGGCTGTCACCCGACACCCTGCGTTATTACGAGAAGGCGGGCCTGATCGAGCGCGTCGGCCGCAGCACCGGCAACCAGCGGCGCTACGCCGCCGCCGACCTCGCCTGGCTGGAGTTCTTGCTGCGGCTGCGGGAGACGGGCATGTCGATCGCCGACATGCAGCGGTTCGCCCAGCTCAGAGCGGCGGGCGAGGCCACGGTCGGCGAGTGGCTGGCCATGCTGCGCGAGCACCGCGCCGGGCTGGCGGACCGTATCCGGGCCCTGCGGCGGAACGCCCGCGCACTCGACACGAAGATCGGCCACTACGAACAACTGCTGTCCGGGCAGCGGGAACCGGGTCCCTCATGA
- a CDS encoding DUF2795 domain-containing protein: MAAHTTVKEVLAALDDVDFPADKDELLRAASGASHEVCAALRGIPPEEYANREEVARSVRVDPDSDLDLSPAQRAEQARQGGRPGQSQHLREAPKPPVEDELDR; the protein is encoded by the coding sequence ATGGCAGCCCACACCACCGTCAAAGAAGTGCTGGCCGCCCTCGACGATGTCGATTTCCCGGCGGACAAGGACGAGTTGCTGCGAGCGGCGTCCGGAGCCTCGCATGAGGTCTGTGCCGCGCTGCGGGGCATCCCGCCGGAGGAGTACGCGAACCGGGAGGAGGTGGCCCGTTCCGTACGCGTCGACCCCGACTCGGACCTCGACCTGAGCCCCGCCCAGCGCGCCGAGCAGGCGCGGCAAGGCGGCCGTCCCGGCCAGTCCCAGCACCTGCGTGAGGCCCCCAAGCCTCCGGTGGAGGACGAACTCGACCGCTAG
- a CDS encoding macro domain-containing protein, with product MVELELVRGDATSPRGKGVKIIAHVCNDLGGWGKGFVLAVSRRWPEPEAAYRRWHRERAGNDFGLGAVQFVQVERYVWVANMIGQRGIRTGSKGVPVRYEAIGTALGSVAAEARRLGASVHMPKIGCGLAGGRWELIRPLIEDRLIRGGVAATVYETAA from the coding sequence ATGGTGGAACTGGAGCTCGTACGGGGAGACGCGACTTCGCCGCGGGGCAAAGGGGTCAAGATCATCGCGCATGTCTGCAACGATCTGGGCGGCTGGGGCAAGGGCTTCGTGCTCGCCGTATCACGCCGCTGGCCGGAGCCCGAAGCCGCTTACCGGCGCTGGCACCGCGAGCGGGCGGGGAACGACTTCGGCCTGGGCGCCGTCCAGTTCGTGCAGGTCGAACGCTATGTCTGGGTGGCCAACATGATCGGTCAGCGCGGCATCCGGACGGGGAGCAAGGGGGTGCCGGTGCGCTACGAGGCCATCGGTACGGCCCTTGGCTCCGTGGCTGCCGAAGCACGGCGGCTCGGGGCTTCCGTGCACATGCCGAAGATCGGCTGCGGTCTGGCCGGCGGGCGCTGGGAACTCATCCGCCCGCTGATCGAGGACCGGCTGATACGAGGCGGGGTGGCCGCCACGGTGTACGAGACAGCGGCCTGA
- a CDS encoding class-II fumarase/aspartase family protein, producing the protein MSTTVFDSLLFRDMFGTPEMRDIFSDTAYVQRILDTETALARAQARTGVVPAEAAEEITKRVDFAGLDLERLRNETEIVGYPVLPIVTQAAEQCGEAGGYLHWGATTQDIMDTAVMLQCRQGIHHLQGQLDRVRHTLADLAHEHTDTVAAGRTHLQHALPVTFGYRCAVWLSALDRHAQRLQQARERALMVQFGGAAGTLASLGSGPEGLRTRAALAAELGLRDPEITWHVARDGLVELVSLFAAVGGSLGKIAWDIMMMCSSEFGELAEPFVPGRGASSTMPQKRNPISSELMFAAAKLLREKSSTMLDAMMQDFERATGPWHLEWAAVPEAFLLLSSSLHQAEFMLSGLEVHTDTMRRNTHITGGLIVAEAVMMDIAPVVGRQHAHELIYDACRTAIESGTTLESQLLAQPTLVEQIGPDRISHLCDPARYLGSAQAMTHSVVRQDRGR; encoded by the coding sequence ATGAGTACGACCGTCTTCGACTCCCTGCTGTTCCGCGACATGTTCGGCACCCCCGAGATGCGGGACATCTTCAGCGACACCGCCTACGTGCAACGCATCCTCGACACCGAGACCGCCCTCGCCCGCGCACAGGCCAGGACAGGCGTCGTACCGGCCGAAGCGGCCGAAGAGATCACCAAGCGGGTCGACTTCGCGGGCCTGGACCTCGAACGGCTCCGCAACGAGACGGAGATCGTCGGGTACCCCGTCCTTCCGATCGTGACGCAAGCCGCCGAGCAGTGCGGCGAGGCGGGCGGGTATCTCCACTGGGGCGCCACCACGCAGGACATCATGGACACCGCCGTCATGCTCCAGTGCCGTCAGGGCATCCACCATCTCCAGGGGCAACTCGACCGCGTACGCCACACGTTGGCAGACCTCGCGCACGAGCACACCGACACGGTCGCCGCGGGCCGCACCCACCTCCAGCACGCCCTGCCGGTCACCTTCGGCTACCGGTGCGCCGTCTGGCTCTCCGCCCTCGACCGCCACGCCCAACGACTCCAGCAGGCCCGGGAACGAGCCCTGATGGTCCAGTTCGGCGGCGCCGCCGGGACCCTCGCCTCCCTCGGCAGCGGCCCCGAGGGCCTGCGGACCCGCGCCGCCCTCGCCGCCGAACTCGGCCTGCGCGACCCGGAGATCACCTGGCACGTGGCCCGCGACGGTCTCGTGGAACTGGTTTCCCTGTTCGCCGCCGTCGGCGGCTCACTCGGCAAGATCGCCTGGGACATCATGATGATGTGCTCCTCCGAATTCGGGGAACTCGCCGAACCCTTCGTCCCCGGGCGGGGCGCCAGCTCCACCATGCCGCAGAAGCGCAACCCCATCTCCAGCGAGCTGATGTTCGCCGCCGCCAAGCTCCTCCGTGAGAAGTCCTCCACCATGCTCGACGCCATGATGCAGGACTTCGAACGCGCCACGGGGCCCTGGCACCTGGAATGGGCCGCCGTCCCCGAAGCCTTCCTGCTGCTCTCCAGCTCACTGCACCAAGCGGAGTTCATGCTGTCCGGCCTGGAGGTGCACACCGACACCATGCGGCGGAACACCCACATCACCGGCGGGCTCATCGTCGCCGAAGCCGTCATGATGGACATCGCCCCCGTCGTAGGCCGCCAGCACGCCCACGAACTCATCTACGACGCCTGCCGCACCGCCATCGAAAGCGGCACCACCCTCGAATCCCAACTCCTCGCCCAGCCCACCCTCGTCGAGCAGATAGGCCCCGACCGCATCAGCCACCTGTGCGACCCGGCACGCTACCTCGGCAGTGCCCAGGCCATGACCCACAGCGTCGTCCGGCAGGACCGGGGCCGCTGA
- a CDS encoding cation:dicarboxylate symporter family transporter, with protein sequence MKSQEQLLDASPPPPPARKRWYKGIGTQVVIAMVLGIAVGFAFPGAAAQLKIVGDLFLALVKAGVAPLVFFTVVMGIASAGDLKKASRIGLMALIYFEVVSTLALLLGLVAANVFGVGKGAGGLKSSGGDAPAGEGGEHGVAAFIKGIVPDNFIGAFSSGQLLQVVVLAVLFGAGLLGLKPYMREKINSGLEVISEAFFGFVNIIMKLAPLGAFGAIAYSVGTNGGAVLLALGQLVLQYWLVVAVFVSGILGLVCLIAGFNIWRILQFVRVEMTLVVGTASSEAALPGLLKKLTGMGCSKQTVGLVVPTGYAFNLDGTSLYMAMCTLFVANAYGVPMSLSQQLGLLLIMLLTSKGAATVSGGTFVVFTSTVTATGYLPVEGAAVLFGVYRFMSMAVAACNTFGNVVATLVLAKWCKEMDTEKVQRALADPKAFLARLEAEEPQAPSTSRTDDEESTGRPSSDDADPHRNTAQAHR encoded by the coding sequence ATGAAGTCGCAGGAACAGCTGCTGGACGCGTCGCCGCCTCCTCCACCGGCGCGGAAGCGCTGGTACAAGGGGATCGGCACGCAGGTCGTCATCGCGATGGTGCTCGGCATAGCGGTGGGGTTCGCCTTCCCCGGGGCGGCAGCCCAGCTGAAGATCGTCGGGGACCTGTTCCTCGCCCTGGTCAAGGCCGGCGTCGCGCCTCTGGTGTTCTTCACCGTCGTGATGGGCATCGCCTCGGCCGGAGACCTGAAGAAGGCCAGCCGCATCGGCCTGATGGCACTGATCTACTTCGAGGTCGTATCCACTCTCGCGTTGCTGCTGGGCCTGGTCGCGGCGAACGTCTTCGGAGTCGGGAAGGGCGCCGGAGGCCTGAAGAGCTCCGGCGGGGACGCGCCCGCGGGGGAGGGCGGCGAGCACGGGGTGGCCGCCTTCATCAAGGGCATCGTTCCCGACAATTTCATCGGCGCCTTCTCCTCGGGACAGCTTCTCCAAGTCGTCGTACTCGCCGTCCTGTTCGGCGCCGGCCTGCTGGGCCTCAAGCCCTATATGCGGGAGAAGATCAACTCAGGGCTGGAGGTCATATCCGAGGCCTTCTTCGGGTTCGTGAACATCATCATGAAGCTGGCCCCCCTGGGTGCGTTCGGCGCCATCGCCTACTCGGTGGGAACCAACGGCGGCGCCGTGCTTCTGGCCCTGGGGCAACTCGTCCTCCAGTACTGGCTGGTCGTCGCCGTCTTCGTCTCCGGAATCCTCGGTCTGGTCTGCCTGATCGCCGGATTCAACATCTGGCGCATCCTTCAGTTCGTCCGCGTCGAGATGACACTGGTGGTGGGCACCGCCTCCTCCGAGGCCGCCTTGCCCGGACTGCTGAAGAAGCTCACCGGGATGGGGTGCTCCAAGCAGACGGTCGGGCTGGTCGTACCGACCGGCTACGCGTTCAACCTCGACGGCACCTCCCTCTACATGGCGATGTGCACGCTGTTCGTGGCCAACGCCTACGGCGTGCCCATGAGCCTCTCCCAGCAGCTCGGCCTGCTGCTGATCATGCTGCTCACCTCCAAGGGGGCCGCCACGGTCTCCGGCGGCACCTTCGTGGTCTTCACCTCCACCGTCACCGCGACCGGATATCTGCCCGTCGAAGGCGCCGCCGTCCTCTTCGGCGTCTACCGCTTCATGTCCATGGCCGTCGCCGCGTGCAACACCTTCGGCAACGTCGTCGCCACGCTGGTGCTGGCCAAGTGGTGCAAGGAGATGGACACCGAGAAGGTCCAGCGAGCCCTCGCCGACCCCAAGGCGTTTCTCGCCCGGCTGGAAGCGGAAGAGCCGCAGGCACCGAGCACCTCCCGCACCGACGACGAGGAAAGCACCGGCAGGCCGTCCTCCGACGACGCCGACCCCCACCGCAACACCGCTCAGGCACACCGCTGA
- a CDS encoding GntR family transcriptional regulator, producing the protein MGEPRYVAIADDLASRFVRGRWAVGDLLPPEPDLAAEYSVSRETLRRALKRLERAGLISRRKGTGTRLERVTPVNEFAAKLGSVEELTQYGKDAVREILSVVSVTVGQPLAVATGLPEGATRTCVTSVRRDPAHPDEAVSWAKVYLEPQDAQVIAADLGNSTRLISDLIEARTGRTVERVVQQVRAVAVPEEGAQLLGAAPGSLGLEFVRRYYDTSGALFEVTVSTHAGDRFVYETVLERR; encoded by the coding sequence GTGGGGGAGCCGCGGTACGTGGCGATCGCTGACGACCTCGCGTCCAGGTTCGTCCGGGGCCGGTGGGCCGTGGGAGATCTGCTGCCTCCCGAGCCGGATCTCGCTGCCGAATACTCCGTCTCCCGGGAGACGCTCCGCCGCGCCTTGAAGCGCCTGGAGCGGGCAGGGTTGATCTCGCGCCGGAAGGGCACCGGCACCCGGCTGGAACGCGTGACCCCGGTCAACGAGTTCGCCGCGAAGCTCGGCAGCGTCGAAGAGCTCACCCAGTACGGGAAGGACGCCGTACGGGAGATCCTGTCCGTGGTTTCCGTGACGGTGGGGCAGCCACTTGCCGTCGCCACGGGGCTGCCCGAGGGGGCCACCCGCACGTGCGTCACCTCCGTCCGGCGGGACCCGGCACACCCCGATGAAGCCGTCTCGTGGGCGAAGGTCTACCTGGAGCCACAGGATGCCCAGGTCATCGCCGCCGACCTGGGCAACAGCACGCGCCTGATCTCCGACCTCATCGAAGCGCGCACCGGACGAACCGTGGAGCGCGTCGTGCAGCAGGTACGCGCGGTAGCGGTACCCGAGGAAGGCGCACAGCTTCTCGGTGCGGCGCCCGGGAGCCTCGGGCTGGAGTTCGTCCGGCGCTACTACGACACCTCGGGCGCCCTGTTCGAGGTGACCGTCAGTACTCACGCGGGCGACCGCTTCGTCTACGAGACGGTGCTGGAGCGCCGCTGA
- the argC gene encoding N-acetyl-gamma-glutamyl-phosphate reductase, producing MAVRVAVAGASGYAGGEVLRLLAGHPGAEVGALTGNSNAGQRIGALQPQLTPYADRVLEETTAEVLRGHDVVFLALPHGQSAAVAEQLGDGVLVVDCGADFRLADAADWERFYGTPHAGTWPYGLPELPGAREALRGARRIAVPGCFPTAVSLALVPAYAAGLAAPEAVVVAATGTSGAGKALKPHLLGSEVMGSMSPYGVGGTHRHTPEMIQNLSAAAGQRVSVSFTPTLAPMPRGILATCSAKAAPGTTGEALRAVYEKAYQDEPFVHLLSEGQWPATASVQGSNALHLQVAHDTDADRIIVISAVDNLTKGTAGGAVQSMNIALGLDEGLGLPSVGVAP from the coding sequence ATGGCAGTGCGTGTGGCAGTGGCGGGAGCGAGCGGATACGCGGGGGGCGAGGTGCTGCGCCTGCTCGCCGGGCATCCCGGGGCCGAGGTCGGGGCGCTGACCGGGAACTCCAACGCGGGGCAGCGCATCGGCGCACTCCAGCCCCAGCTCACCCCGTATGCGGACCGCGTGCTGGAGGAGACGACGGCCGAGGTGCTGCGCGGCCACGACGTGGTCTTCCTCGCCCTCCCGCACGGGCAGTCCGCCGCCGTCGCCGAGCAGCTCGGAGACGGGGTCCTCGTCGTGGACTGCGGCGCCGACTTCCGGCTCGCGGACGCCGCCGACTGGGAGCGCTTCTACGGCACCCCGCACGCCGGCACCTGGCCCTACGGGCTGCCCGAGCTGCCCGGTGCGCGGGAGGCGCTGCGCGGTGCGCGCCGTATCGCCGTCCCCGGCTGCTTCCCCACGGCCGTCTCGCTCGCGCTCGTCCCCGCCTACGCCGCGGGCCTGGCCGCCCCCGAGGCCGTCGTCGTCGCCGCGACCGGCACCTCCGGTGCCGGCAAGGCACTCAAACCGCACTTGCTGGGCAGCGAGGTCATGGGCTCGATGAGCCCGTACGGCGTCGGCGGCACGCACCGGCACACGCCCGAGATGATCCAGAACCTCTCCGCGGCGGCCGGGCAGCGCGTCAGCGTCTCCTTCACGCCCACCCTCGCCCCGATGCCGCGCGGCATCCTCGCCACCTGCTCGGCCAAGGCGGCCCCCGGCACCACGGGCGAGGCGCTGCGGGCCGTGTACGAGAAGGCGTACCAGGACGAGCCGTTCGTCCACCTGCTCTCCGAGGGCCAGTGGCCCGCGACCGCCTCCGTGCAGGGCTCCAACGCGCTGCACCTCCAGGTCGCCCACGACACCGACGCGGACCGGATCATCGTCATCAGCGCCGTCGACAACCTCACCAAGGGCACCGCGGGCGGCGCCGTCCAGAGCATGAACATCGCCCTCGGACTCGACGAGGGGCTGGGCCTGCCCTCGGTCGGGGTCGCGCCGTGA